A DNA window from Chryseobacterium sp. MEBOG06 contains the following coding sequences:
- a CDS encoding Pycsar system effector family protein, with the protein MSILHKAKNYVEILFKDKLSSVYFYHNFIHTAYTVNKAEEIMKNTPVSEEDQEKVLVALWFHDTGYIECAQNHEERSVEVMRDFLQSENYPESYIADVEKLILATKITYVPQTLLEKIVKDADFSHFAGHDYNDISDALRKEWELTNFRCFSNDEWNAGNLDMLKNKHTFYTDYAKENWEPLKKKNIKKIEKKLGKEKEEEKKDNSEGKKDKEKSDRSVDTLFRVTLNNHTRLSDIADSKANILLSVNAIIISVCLSVLVPKLDAPKNSHLILPSFILLLSSVLTIIFAILSTKPNVTKTTFTAQDIVNRKVNLLFFGNFQQMLFEDYHNAMKDLIKDRDYIYDSMVKDLYYLGKVLERKYKLLSITYKIFMAGIIISVLSFGVAFLSL; encoded by the coding sequence ATGAGCATTCTACACAAAGCTAAAAATTATGTTGAAATCTTATTCAAAGATAAGTTATCTTCGGTATATTTTTATCATAATTTTATCCATACTGCCTATACTGTTAATAAGGCAGAGGAAATCATGAAAAATACTCCTGTTTCGGAAGAGGATCAGGAGAAGGTACTTGTAGCATTATGGTTTCATGATACAGGTTATATAGAATGTGCTCAGAATCACGAAGAGAGGAGTGTAGAGGTGATGAGGGACTTTTTGCAGAGTGAAAACTATCCTGAAAGCTATATTGCAGATGTTGAAAAGCTGATCCTGGCAACAAAAATTACGTATGTACCTCAGACTTTACTTGAAAAAATTGTAAAAGATGCAGATTTCAGTCATTTTGCCGGACACGATTATAATGATATTTCCGATGCTTTAAGAAAAGAGTGGGAATTGACCAATTTCAGATGCTTTTCTAATGATGAGTGGAATGCCGGTAATCTTGATATGCTGAAAAATAAGCATACCTTTTATACCGACTATGCCAAGGAAAACTGGGAGCCTTTAAAAAAGAAAAATATCAAGAAGATTGAAAAGAAACTTGGTAAAGAAAAGGAAGAAGAGAAAAAAGATAATTCTGAAGGAAAAAAAGATAAAGAAAAATCAGATAGAAGTGTAGATACGCTTTTCAGAGTAACCCTTAATAATCATACAAGGCTTAGTGATATTGCGGACAGCAAAGCAAATATCCTGTTATCTGTAAATGCGATTATTATTTCGGTTTGTCTTTCTGTACTGGTTCCCAAATTAGATGCCCCGAAAAACTCACATCTTATCCTCCCAAGTTTTATACTTTTACTTTCAAGTGTACTTACAATTATATTTGCAATCCTGTCTACAAAGCCGAATGTGACTAAAACAACGTTTACCGCACAGGATATTGTGAACAGAAAAGTAAACTTATTATTCTTTGGAAATTTTCAGCAGATGCTGTTTGAAGATTATCACAATGCCATGAAGGATCTGATCAAAGACAGAGATTATATTTACGATTCTATGGTGAAGGACTTATACTATCTTGGAAAGGTTCTTGAGAGAAAATATAAGCTTTTATCAATTACGTATAAGATCTTTATGGCAGGAATTATTATTTCTGTACTGTCTTTCGGGGTTGCGTTTCTGAGTCTTTAA
- a CDS encoding GAF domain-containing protein, protein MANLYKKDSPFQVYISFNKYLDVLEHIRYNDRLEYRVNYAESLIDSTRNFKELKEGFQDIKLLEKNEDLIRVLLADLFPTGLTKNEIKAASIPLSNITFNYTERFKDILKDAGKDFEIELRNITDNEFYVFCCCLILQSYFKKDIKSTIPFYYDIPNKLGIMKHYKITVNSDFTEIFPTEDAKIPSDEILDMLLENLDDFKLWKKYFPSQSWILKGFTIISLVDCTSEVALSDLKSSMIEIDPENLNPNEDLTEIFKSYFDVSQLNFGLMTFNKKEQKLDKLPIYESLLTNHILDFWINTFDEETRKTTFNNLSHNSKSIVVSNVNNLDENVRNLPSFSILKDNNINSFMVIPIMKDNELLAIMEFTSPIVGSFNGLKLKKMEFFTDMILFSLSRFYFEKNYQIEAIIQREYTTIHDSVVWKFRNEAEKYFTASLARKIHTLKQITFKNLTPLFGVSDIRSSSEKRFNLMLKDLNQQIDSLSAILKLTNSDFEKFQLALDIFQNELNNEIKADTEQRFQRLLREEVHPFLQGKLEVRTSREIKAKIKDYFSQILPQTALFYSHRKNLDDSITLLNRKFADMLDESQIKAQEIFPHYYERFKSDGVEHNLYIGQSIAPDMHYTSKVVHKLRYWQLKTICKMEQEFQSFKLDLPVQMEIASLIFVYNEKIDIRFRMDEKRFDVDGAYNSYYEIIKKRLDKAHIKDSSERITAPGKITIVYFGMENQKEYLDYISKLQKKDILQHNVEFLKVEDLQGITGLLALRVSISQNTMDN, encoded by the coding sequence TTGGCCAATCTTTATAAAAAAGACTCTCCTTTTCAGGTTTATATATCGTTCAACAAATATTTGGATGTGCTGGAGCATATCCGATATAATGACCGCCTGGAATATAGGGTGAACTACGCCGAGTCTCTGATTGACAGTACCCGAAACTTCAAAGAGCTTAAAGAAGGATTTCAGGATATCAAGCTTCTGGAAAAAAATGAAGACCTCATCAGAGTACTTCTTGCTGATCTATTTCCTACAGGACTCACCAAAAATGAAATAAAAGCGGCAAGTATTCCCCTTTCCAATATTACGTTCAACTATACCGAAAGATTTAAAGATATTCTTAAAGATGCAGGAAAAGACTTTGAAATAGAGCTTAGAAATATTACAGACAATGAATTTTATGTTTTCTGCTGCTGTCTGATTCTTCAGAGCTACTTCAAGAAAGATATCAAAAGTACGATACCCTTTTATTATGATATCCCAAATAAACTGGGGATCATGAAGCATTATAAAATTACGGTAAACTCAGATTTTACTGAAATTTTCCCCACCGAAGATGCAAAAATTCCATCAGATGAAATTCTGGATATGCTTTTGGAAAATCTGGATGATTTTAAACTCTGGAAAAAATATTTTCCTTCTCAATCCTGGATTCTGAAAGGGTTTACAATTATTTCACTGGTAGACTGTACTTCTGAAGTGGCATTGTCTGATCTTAAATCAAGTATGATAGAGATCGATCCTGAAAATTTAAATCCCAATGAAGACCTGACCGAAATTTTCAAATCTTACTTTGATGTTTCACAGCTCAACTTTGGGCTTATGACTTTCAATAAGAAAGAGCAGAAACTTGACAAACTTCCAATTTATGAAAGCCTTCTTACCAATCATATTCTTGATTTCTGGATCAATACTTTTGATGAAGAGACCCGTAAAACGACTTTCAATAATTTAAGCCACAATTCAAAATCAATTGTCGTTTCCAATGTCAATAATCTGGATGAGAATGTAAGAAATCTTCCTTCCTTCAGTATTTTAAAGGATAATAACATCAATAGCTTTATGGTCATTCCCATCATGAAGGATAATGAGCTGCTTGCCATTATGGAGTTTACATCTCCTATTGTAGGCAGTTTCAATGGGTTAAAACTCAAAAAAATGGAGTTCTTCACCGATATGATTCTTTTCTCTCTCAGTAGATTTTACTTTGAGAAAAATTACCAGATTGAAGCCATTATACAGCGGGAATATACCACCATCCATGACAGTGTTGTATGGAAATTCAGAAATGAAGCTGAGAAATATTTCACAGCATCTCTTGCAAGAAAAATACATACTTTAAAGCAGATAACCTTTAAAAACCTTACTCCGTTATTTGGAGTTTCAGATATCCGTTCCTCATCAGAGAAGCGTTTTAATCTTATGCTTAAAGATCTCAATCAGCAGATTGATTCACTTAGTGCTATTTTAAAGCTTACCAACTCTGATTTTGAAAAATTTCAGCTGGCACTGGATATTTTTCAAAATGAGCTGAACAATGAGATTAAGGCTGATACAGAACAGCGTTTTCAAAGATTACTGCGGGAGGAAGTTCATCCCTTCTTACAGGGAAAACTGGAAGTAAGAACCTCCAGAGAAATAAAAGCAAAAATTAAAGACTATTTCTCACAGATTCTGCCTCAGACTGCTCTGTTTTACAGCCACAGAAAAAATCTGGACGATTCTATCACCCTTCTTAACAGGAAGTTTGCTGATATGCTTGATGAAAGCCAGATCAAGGCCCAGGAGATTTTCCCTCATTATTACGAACGGTTTAAGTCTGATGGTGTTGAGCATAACCTTTACATTGGGCAGTCCATTGCTCCGGATATGCATTACACTTCAAAAGTAGTGCACAAATTGAGATACTGGCAGCTGAAAACCATCTGCAAAATGGAACAGGAATTTCAGTCTTTCAAACTTGATCTGCCGGTTCAGATGGAGATTGCCTCGCTGATCTTTGTATACAATGAAAAAATAGATATCCGCTTCAGAATGGATGAAAAGCGCTTCGATGTAGACGGCGCTTATAATTCTTATTATGAAATCATAAAAAAACGTCTCGACAAAGCACATATCAAGGATTCCTCAGAACGGATCACCGCTCCTGGAAAAATTACCATTGTCTATTTCGGAATGGAGAACCAGAAAGAATACCTGGATTATATTTCCAAACTGCAGAAAAAAGATATTCTGCAGCATAATGTTGAGTTCTTAAAGGTCGAAGACCTACAGGGAATTACAGGATTGCTGGCACTGAGAGTTTCAATCAGCCAAAATACCATGGATAATTAA
- a CDS encoding S41 family peptidase, which produces MKKLFLIITFALISVSCNSQHSKDYNLGFESKTNNHKLPDGWFAWGNNIVKTDSRLFHSGEKSAVIESDTADHLGGIAYIMINTFQGENVTLEGYVKTEGVKNNAGLFISLQENEEVHLESKDVKAEYIRGTTDWKKYTITLPLTKKSGKILIGGFLKGKGKVLLDTFKIYIDGKNIEKIFQTAQELYQSPDEFFLDSRFRIDRLNNRQIDNLYQLGKIWGYLKYHSPEAAKGNINWDYELFRFLPNIHSKNFDSLLYSWSRSFSGGVNAGSKENYYIDFVPDAGNPIFKNEESYNRMQWDDDGMKLLALFRYWNSINYFFPYKDIIGKDWDSVLKEYIPKLVQTKDELTYKLALLQLIKEINDSHAFNSDFRSTLEEFYGTNTAPLGARFIDDQLVVTYIDNQKKTSALMVGDIITEVDHKKVGDLLTEKSKYEAASNRPALLRNMSAKIVRTNDNKITLTIKKTNGKVETTTVETVPYETFTVRKNIPAHKEIDHNIGYIYPEVIRKDEIHTVMKKFMNKKGIIIDLRCYPKEFSTFIISDYFFPDSKEFAQFKATSLQHPGKFQISENSKIGKRNSNYYKGKLAILVDETTQSASEFIVMALRTAPKSAVIGSQTAGADGDLSYIQLPGGMGTYISGLGVYYPNGKGTQRTGIAIDLQAKQTLQSIRNGEDPLIQKAIEFINR; this is translated from the coding sequence ATGAAAAAGCTTTTTCTCATCATTACATTTGCTTTAATATCGGTCAGCTGCAATTCTCAGCACAGTAAAGATTATAACTTAGGATTTGAATCAAAAACAAATAATCATAAATTACCAGACGGATGGTTTGCCTGGGGAAATAATATTGTAAAAACAGATTCGCGACTATTTCATTCCGGGGAAAAATCTGCGGTGATTGAATCTGATACAGCAGATCACTTGGGTGGTATTGCTTATATTATGATTAATACATTTCAGGGAGAAAATGTAACTCTGGAAGGATATGTTAAAACAGAAGGAGTAAAAAATAACGCAGGACTTTTTATCAGTCTTCAAGAAAATGAAGAAGTTCACCTTGAATCGAAAGATGTAAAAGCTGAATATATCCGCGGAACTACAGACTGGAAAAAATACACCATCACCCTGCCACTAACAAAAAAATCAGGTAAAATTTTGATTGGAGGCTTCCTCAAGGGAAAAGGAAAAGTATTGCTTGATACTTTTAAAATTTACATTGACGGAAAAAACATTGAAAAGATCTTTCAAACCGCTCAGGAACTTTATCAATCTCCTGATGAATTTTTCCTTGATTCCCGATTCAGGATAGATCGTCTGAATAACCGGCAGATTGATAATCTTTATCAGTTAGGGAAAATCTGGGGCTATCTGAAATATCACAGTCCGGAAGCTGCAAAAGGAAATATTAACTGGGATTATGAGCTATTCCGTTTTCTTCCCAATATCCATTCAAAAAATTTTGACAGCCTTTTATACAGTTGGAGCAGATCCTTCAGCGGAGGTGTCAATGCAGGCAGTAAAGAAAATTATTATATAGATTTTGTTCCAGATGCAGGGAACCCGATCTTTAAAAATGAAGAATCTTACAACCGTATGCAATGGGATGATGATGGGATGAAGCTGCTTGCTCTTTTCCGTTACTGGAACAGTATCAATTATTTTTTTCCATATAAGGACATTATAGGAAAAGATTGGGACAGTGTTTTAAAAGAATATATCCCAAAATTGGTTCAGACCAAAGATGAACTAACCTATAAACTGGCCTTATTACAACTTATAAAAGAGATTAATGATTCGCACGCTTTTAATTCCGATTTCAGGAGTACTCTTGAGGAATTTTATGGAACCAATACGGCACCTTTGGGGGCTAGATTCATTGATGACCAGCTTGTTGTCACTTACATTGATAACCAAAAAAAGACTTCTGCTCTTATGGTTGGAGATATCATTACAGAAGTTGATCACAAAAAAGTCGGCGACCTTCTGACAGAAAAATCCAAATATGAAGCGGCATCCAACAGACCTGCCCTGCTCCGGAATATGAGCGCCAAAATAGTACGCACCAACGACAACAAGATTACTCTTACGATTAAAAAAACTAACGGGAAAGTTGAAACCACCACTGTAGAAACAGTTCCATATGAAACATTTACTGTAAGAAAGAACATCCCTGCTCACAAAGAGATAGATCATAATATCGGCTATATTTACCCTGAAGTTATCAGGAAAGACGAAATTCATACTGTCATGAAAAAATTTATGAATAAAAAAGGAATTATTATAGATCTACGATGTTACCCCAAAGAATTTTCGACCTTTATTATTTCTGATTATTTCTTTCCCGATTCCAAAGAATTTGCACAGTTTAAGGCCACATCCTTACAGCATCCGGGAAAATTTCAGATAAGCGAAAACTCAAAAATTGGCAAAAGAAATAGCAATTATTACAAAGGTAAGTTGGCTATTTTAGTGGATGAAACTACACAAAGTGCATCAGAATTTATCGTTATGGCATTGCGTACCGCTCCGAAATCTGCAGTTATCGGCTCTCAGACAGCAGGTGCGGACGGAGATTTGTCATATATACAACTTCCGGGTGGCATGGGTACTTATATAAGTGGATTGGGAGTCTATTATCCTAATGGAAAAGGAACCCAAAGAACGGGTATTGCTATTGATCTTCAAGCTAAACAGACTCTACAATCCATAAGAAATGGAGAAGATCCTCTTATCCAAAAAGCCATAGAATTTATTAATCGCTAA
- a CDS encoding NADH-quinone oxidoreductase subunit N, with protein MSVLIIVFLTAVIALFSGVFEQGKFARYIGILGLIIALYVSFMPECSFFDHYKHMYEYSANAALFTKISIVTTLLLFFLGGFAFSNHRSHQSELYALMLFALCGGITLFGYQNLVTLFLGVEILSIPLYVMAGANKTDLRSNEASIKYFLMGAFATGFLLFGIAFIYGSTGSFDLYKIHDFGVANASNVMFILGVLLILCALAFKVALAPFHMWSPDVYAGSPSLITAFMASVVKISGFFALFRLMTIGFAGVTHEWINVLGVFLIITLLLANVMGLAQTNAKRMLAYSSVSHAGYIGLVFFGMTSLSTYNLAFYLFAYSLSTVGVFMCLIWVEKLKRETSFGAFKGLAKTEPLLATVAAISMLSMAGVPLTAGFMGKFALFSQAMNGAAFLVLVAVLGSALSIAYYLRLIIAMFFFKESTFKSSEKVTLTYNIVAVIVIALIIILGIFPDLFARMFGL; from the coding sequence ATGAGTGTTTTAATTATTGTTTTCCTAACGGCAGTTATTGCGTTATTTTCAGGAGTTTTTGAACAGGGAAAATTCGCAAGATACATTGGAATTTTAGGATTAATCATCGCATTGTACGTAAGTTTTATGCCTGAGTGTTCATTCTTTGATCATTACAAGCATATGTATGAATACAGTGCCAATGCTGCATTATTCACTAAAATATCAATTGTAACAACATTATTGTTATTCTTTCTGGGAGGTTTCGCATTCAGCAATCACAGAAGCCACCAGTCAGAATTATATGCATTGATGCTATTTGCATTATGTGGTGGGATCACCCTTTTCGGATATCAGAACCTGGTAACATTATTCCTGGGAGTTGAAATCCTTTCTATCCCATTATATGTAATGGCAGGTGCCAACAAAACTGATTTAAGATCAAACGAAGCTTCGATCAAATATTTCTTAATGGGTGCATTCGCAACAGGTTTCTTACTGTTTGGTATTGCGTTCATCTATGGAAGTACCGGAAGCTTTGATCTCTATAAAATTCATGACTTTGGAGTTGCAAATGCTTCTAATGTAATGTTTATCTTAGGAGTATTATTGATCCTTTGTGCATTAGCTTTCAAGGTAGCTTTAGCACCGTTCCATATGTGGAGCCCTGATGTATATGCAGGTTCTCCTTCATTGATCACTGCTTTTATGGCGAGTGTAGTAAAAATCTCCGGATTCTTTGCACTGTTCAGATTAATGACAATTGGTTTTGCAGGAGTTACTCATGAATGGATTAATGTTTTAGGAGTATTCTTAATCATTACATTGCTTTTGGCAAACGTTATGGGGCTTGCTCAGACCAATGCAAAAAGAATGTTGGCTTACTCTTCAGTTTCTCACGCTGGATATATCGGATTGGTATTCTTCGGAATGACAAGCCTTTCTACTTATAACTTAGCATTTTATTTATTTGCTTATTCTTTATCTACAGTAGGAGTTTTCATGTGCCTTATCTGGGTAGAAAAATTAAAGAGAGAAACTTCTTTTGGAGCTTTCAAAGGATTGGCAAAAACTGAACCTTTATTGGCAACAGTAGCAGCAATCTCTATGCTTTCAATGGCAGGAGTTCCGCTGACAGCTGGTTTCATGGGGAAATTTGCTTTATTCTCCCAAGCCATGAACGGTGCAGCTTTCTTAGTATTGGTAGCCGTTTTAGGTTCTGCCTTATCAATAGCTTACTATTTAAGATTAATTATTGCAATGTTCTTCTTTAAAGAATCAACATTCAAATCATCAGAGAAAGTTACTCTTACTTACAATATCGTTGCAGTAATTGTAATTGCTTTGATTATCATCCTGGGGATCTTCCCGGATCTGTTTGCAAGAATGTTCGGACTATAA
- a CDS encoding NuoM family protein gives MSCLLLTLLLLPLVGSGLVFAWKSNSSKYLALGIALVQMLLTFYILSDFDFTPTVDSVLQHEINYPWSQFMKSSLHFGIDGMSMLLLLLTNILVPIIILSSFNESVNYRNTFYGLILLMQFGLVGVFTSLDGLLFYIFWEVTLIPIWFIAGLWGQENKRFEFTTKFFVYTFVGSLFMLAGLIYVYNHSASFALTDLYNAQLNEVQQTVVFWFIFFAFAVKLPVFPFHTWQPDTYTYSPTQGSMLLSGIMLKMAVYGLMRYLLPITPLPIAGISGQIVIILAIVGIVHGALIAIIQTDMKRIIAYSSFSHVGLMVAGIFASAVVTLRGTFNVEGAEGALVQTFAHGINVVGLFYCCDILYKRFKSRDIRQMGGLAKVAPKFAVLFLIIILGSMGVPLTNGFIGEFILLKSVYDFNGTAAVIAGLTVILCAVYLLRFYGKAMFGEGDAAVLSTAKDLSGVEFSVLASLAVFVILLGIYPQPVIDMVGSSVKFIYTAMAN, from the coding sequence ATGTCTTGTTTATTATTAACATTATTACTTTTACCTCTAGTAGGTTCGGGATTAGTTTTTGCATGGAAGAGTAATTCCAGCAAATATTTGGCACTGGGAATTGCATTGGTCCAAATGCTTCTTACATTTTATATACTTTCGGATTTCGATTTTACTCCGACCGTAGATAGTGTATTGCAGCATGAAATCAATTATCCCTGGTCACAATTTATGAAGAGCTCTCTTCACTTCGGTATCGATGGGATGAGTATGCTTCTTTTATTGCTGACCAACATTTTGGTGCCAATCATCATTTTATCTTCTTTCAATGAAAGTGTAAACTACAGAAATACATTCTACGGTTTGATTCTGCTCATGCAGTTCGGTCTTGTAGGAGTATTCACGTCTTTAGACGGATTGTTGTTCTACATTTTCTGGGAAGTAACATTGATTCCAATTTGGTTTATCGCCGGACTTTGGGGACAAGAAAATAAAAGGTTTGAATTCACTACGAAATTCTTCGTATATACATTCGTTGGATCTTTATTTATGTTAGCCGGATTGATCTATGTGTACAACCACTCTGCATCATTCGCTTTAACAGATCTATATAATGCACAACTGAATGAAGTACAGCAGACTGTGGTATTTTGGTTTATTTTCTTTGCATTTGCAGTGAAATTACCGGTATTCCCTTTCCATACCTGGCAGCCTGATACCTATACCTACTCTCCTACTCAGGGATCGATGTTGTTATCCGGTATTATGCTTAAAATGGCAGTTTATGGTCTAATGCGTTATTTACTTCCAATTACTCCACTTCCTATTGCAGGAATTTCCGGACAGATTGTGATCATCCTTGCTATTGTTGGAATTGTCCACGGAGCACTGATTGCGATCATCCAGACGGATATGAAAAGAATTATTGCTTATTCTTCATTCTCTCACGTAGGATTGATGGTGGCAGGGATCTTTGCTTCAGCAGTAGTTACTCTAAGAGGAACATTCAATGTGGAAGGTGCTGAAGGAGCATTAGTACAGACTTTCGCTCACGGTATCAACGTAGTGGGATTATTCTACTGTTGTGATATTTTATACAAGAGATTTAAATCAAGAGATATCAGACAAATGGGTGGGTTAGCAAAGGTGGCCCCTAAATTTGCAGTATTGTTCTTGATCATCATATTAGGTTCAATGGGAGTTCCATTAACCAATGGATTCATCGGAGAATTCATTCTATTGAAATCAGTGTATGATTTTAACGGAACAGCAGCAGTAATTGCTGGTCTTACGGTAATTCTTTGTGCAGTGTACTTACTGAGATTCTACGGAAAAGCAATGTTTGGAGAAGGAGATGCAGCCGTTCTAAGTACAGCAAAAGACTTATCGGGTGTAGAATTTTCTGTATTGGCAAGTTTAGCGGTATTTGTGATCTTATTGGGTATTTACCCACAACCGGTAATCGACATGGTGGGTAGTTCAGTGAAGTTTATCTACACCGCAATGGCTAATTAA
- the nuoL gene encoding NADH-quinone oxidoreductase subunit L, with amino-acid sequence MENLVYAIVLLPLLGFLINGLFGKNLPKILVGSLATAAVFGSFCIAVSLFMNFNSESQPVIVKAFEWFRVNGVQINFGFQIDQLSLMMVMIITGIGSLIHLYSIGYMSHDKGFYKFFTYLNLFIFSMLLLVMGSNYLILFIGWEGVGLCSYLLIGFWYTNEEYGKAARKAFIMNRIGDLALLIGIFMIASQTNAVDYLSVAENASKFELDGTVIIFITASLFIGATGKSAQVPLYTWLPDAMAGPTPVSALIHAATMVTAGIYLVVRSNFLFTLAPTVQGGILFIGFLTAALAGFYALRQNDIKKVLAYSTVSQLGFMFIALGLGAYTTAMFHVMTHAFFKALLFLGAGSVIHAMSNEQDMRFMGGLKKYIPLTHATFLIGTLAISGFPLLSGMISKDEILVAAFAKNPIYWVILFILAAITATYMFRLYYLTFHGEFRGTEEQKHHLHESPSNMTIPLIVLAVLSVIGGFINLPHFIGHGHYAKLMEWLKPVLTEQSYSQMEATLSGVPFNTEMILLAATVLMFFSVWFIVRNTYVKKKKMAVAEENYTGWEKLSAKKLYVDELYNALIVKTVEGLGRGGKMFDKGILDRFVTFVGDGAEDSGKAMKRVQNGNVETYILIMSLAVGIILIVNFLLQ; translated from the coding sequence ATGGAGAATCTAGTATATGCAATAGTACTTTTACCACTTTTAGGGTTTCTTATTAACGGTTTATTTGGAAAAAATCTTCCAAAAATACTGGTTGGTTCTTTGGCCACTGCAGCAGTATTCGGATCTTTCTGTATCGCTGTAAGTCTTTTCATGAATTTCAATTCTGAAAGCCAGCCTGTAATCGTAAAAGCTTTTGAATGGTTTAGAGTAAATGGAGTACAAATTAATTTTGGATTCCAGATTGATCAGCTTTCATTAATGATGGTAATGATCATCACGGGTATTGGATCATTGATCCACCTATACTCTATCGGATATATGAGTCATGACAAAGGATTCTATAAGTTTTTTACTTATCTGAATCTTTTCATCTTCTCGATGTTACTTTTAGTGATGGGAAGCAACTACCTTATCTTATTCATTGGATGGGAGGGAGTAGGTCTTTGTTCTTACCTGTTGATCGGATTCTGGTATACCAACGAAGAATACGGTAAAGCAGCAAGAAAAGCTTTCATCATGAACAGAATTGGTGACCTTGCTTTGTTGATCGGCATCTTTATGATCGCCTCTCAGACAAACGCTGTAGATTATCTTTCTGTAGCAGAAAATGCTTCAAAATTTGAATTAGACGGAACAGTGATTATCTTTATCACAGCGAGTTTATTCATCGGTGCTACCGGTAAATCTGCTCAGGTTCCACTATATACATGGTTACCAGACGCGATGGCGGGACCAACTCCGGTATCAGCATTGATCCACGCAGCAACCATGGTAACTGCAGGGATCTATTTGGTAGTAAGATCAAATTTCTTATTTACTTTGGCCCCTACAGTACAGGGAGGGATTTTATTCATCGGATTCCTAACGGCAGCTTTAGCAGGATTCTATGCACTACGTCAAAACGATATCAAAAAAGTATTGGCCTACTCTACCGTTTCACAACTTGGATTTATGTTCATCGCTTTAGGTCTTGGAGCGTATACAACAGCAATGTTCCACGTAATGACGCATGCATTCTTCAAAGCTTTATTATTCTTAGGTGCCGGTTCTGTAATCCACGCAATGAGCAACGAACAGGATATGCGTTTCATGGGAGGTCTTAAAAAATATATTCCTCTTACCCACGCGACATTCCTTATCGGAACATTAGCAATATCAGGTTTCCCTTTGCTATCAGGGATGATTTCTAAAGACGAAATTTTAGTGGCAGCTTTCGCTAAGAATCCTATTTACTGGGTTATCTTATTCATATTAGCAGCAATCACTGCTACGTATATGTTCAGACTATACTATCTGACTTTCCACGGGGAATTCAGAGGTACAGAAGAACAAAAACATCATTTACATGAAAGTCCGTCAAATATGACAATACCATTGATCGTATTGGCTGTTCTTTCTGTAATCGGAGGTTTTATCAACCTGCCGCACTTCATCGGGCACGGGCACTATGCTAAGCTGATGGAATGGTTAAAGCCTGTTCTTACGGAACAAAGCTACAGCCAGATGGAAGCGACACTTTCAGGAGTGCCTTTCAATACTGAAATGATCTTATTGGCAGCTACAGTACTTATGTTCTTCTCCGTATGGTTTATCGTTAGAAATACCTATGTGAAAAAGAAAAAGATGGCTGTTGCAGAAGAAAACTACACCGGATGGGAAAAGCTTTCTGCTAAGAAATTATACGTTGACGAACTTTACAACGCATTGATTGTAAAAACTGTTGAAGGATTAGGACGCGGAGGAAAGATGTTTGATAAGGGAATCTTAGACCGTTTTGTAACCTTTGTAGGGGATGGTGCTGAAGACAGCGGAAAAGCTATGAAGCGTGTTCAAAACGGAAATGTAGAGACGTATATTCTTATCATGTCTTTAGCTGTGGGAATTATATTAATTGTTAACTTTTTATTACAATAA
- the nuoK gene encoding NADH-quinone oxidoreductase subunit NuoK, which yields MGEVNTFIQSIPLDYFIILSSVLFCLGVMGVLLRKNAIVILGCVELMLNSVNLLLAAFSAYKGNGDGQLLVFFIMVVAAAEVAVGLAIIAMLYRNTRSVDVSIFNKLRG from the coding sequence ATGGGAGAAGTAAATACATTTATACAAAGCATCCCTTTGGACTACTTCATCATTCTTTCATCAGTTTTGTTCTGTTTGGGAGTGATGGGAGTATTGCTTAGAAAAAATGCTATTGTGATTCTGGGCTGTGTAGAGCTTATGCTGAATTCTGTAAACCTTTTGTTGGCAGCTTTCTCAGCATATAAAGGCAACGGCGACGGACAACTTTTAGTTTTCTTCATTATGGTGGTGGCTGCTGCTGAAGTAGCAGTAGGTCTGGCAATTATTGCTATGCTATATAGAAATACCCGTTCTGTAGATGTAAGTATATTTAATAAATTAAGAGGATAA